A genomic window from uncultured Tolumonas sp. includes:
- a CDS encoding ABC transporter substrate-binding protein, whose product MPESIMIHLKYICLFVASILLISLSNAAETNIPKRSVTDLAGHKITVPDQINHIACLEVLCYQKLFMLGESQRISQMVMTNAPWMEITNPAVKQIHKVIGEANIEDLLARKTELIFYRYNAEQVAAIYARAGIPALYSQPLTKQSETAEEFLESQRQAIRLFANALNTTKAHERAEAWVKYHDDKVAFVKNRLRNLPTQEKLRVYYLRGPDALSTQGRGSNTFWYGELAGANMVTKRQGTMLGKGAITMEDMVRWDPQVIFVGRQYAVSLVTKDPRWKQISAVKNHRVYAMPDGVFFWDGGLEGVLLMEYEAKMLYPEQFSDLDLKVEFRDFYQRFYRYTLSDAESEKLLSGVSPAGTRINLMNN is encoded by the coding sequence ATGCCTGAATCAATCATGATCCATTTAAAATATATCTGTCTGTTTGTGGCATCAATATTATTGATATCACTCTCCAATGCCGCTGAAACTAACATACCGAAACGTAGTGTGACTGATTTAGCCGGTCACAAAATAACGGTGCCAGATCAGATAAATCATATCGCCTGTCTGGAAGTGCTCTGTTATCAGAAATTATTCATGTTGGGCGAAAGCCAGCGTATCAGCCAGATGGTGATGACAAATGCACCCTGGATGGAAATCACTAATCCCGCAGTTAAACAAATTCACAAGGTCATAGGCGAAGCCAATATTGAAGATTTATTAGCCAGAAAAACAGAACTGATTTTTTATCGTTATAACGCCGAACAAGTAGCCGCCATATATGCCCGTGCCGGTATTCCTGCGCTTTATTCACAGCCGCTGACTAAACAATCTGAAACAGCAGAAGAGTTTCTGGAAAGCCAACGGCAAGCTATTCGTTTATTTGCTAATGCGCTTAACACCACCAAAGCCCATGAAAGAGCAGAAGCATGGGTTAAATATCATGATGACAAAGTAGCTTTTGTTAAAAACAGGCTGAGGAATTTGCCAACCCAAGAAAAGCTGCGAGTGTATTACTTACGAGGCCCTGATGCGTTAAGCACTCAGGGGCGTGGCAGCAACACCTTTTGGTATGGCGAATTAGCCGGTGCCAACATGGTGACAAAACGTCAGGGCACCATGCTGGGTAAAGGCGCAATCACAATGGAAGACATGGTGCGGTGGGACCCGCAGGTGATTTTTGTCGGTCGCCAATATGCCGTATCTTTGGTAACGAAAGACCCTCGCTGGAAACAAATCAGTGCCGTAAAAAATCACCGCGTGTATGCCATGCCTGATGGTGTCTTTTTCTGGGATGGCGGGCTGGAAGGTGTATTGCTGATGGAATATGAAGCCAAAATGCTCTACCCGGAGCAGTTCAGTGATCTCGATTTAAAAGTGGAATTCCGCGACTTCTATCAACGTTTCTATCGTTACACTTTGAGTGATGCAGAAAGTGAAAAATTACTTTCTGGTGTCTCACCAGCGGGTACCCGCATTAACCTGATGAATAATTAA